A single window of Methylacidimicrobium sp. AP8 DNA harbors:
- a CDS encoding DUF4912 domain-containing protein: MTSRKNTARRRSARSEAAAVRIQKANRPGRRPPRRKLPADPTLSLEPTVATAPRRPASTPVDPPSGVPVSSGDGHTLRLCLVARGPDSLFAYWNGSEARLAQVAREAGDGCIVLRLRRADGTVREEHVLSPGCRNWYFRLPEGGRSFSAELGVYRVRGTEKTFFPLCASPSVPLPRFAPSERTDRTLVTFPPGVPFRRIAAELHPLSRPGERLAETLARLQQPRGGRPSPSSPGLPDRWTAAWAGSQTAGSFGGSPPAFGLFSWPGSLPWPGSVSAWPGSLARPGAAVGWPGSFAWPGSFAWPASWMSSPFGAAWGVPPGLGGERGFFLHVNAELILYGGTDPQAQVTVLGEPIPLQPDGTFRYHFLLPDGSYRIPIEALSPDKVETRGATLAFFRRSTYRGKVDATPQPPLPPEPLGRIPG, encoded by the coding sequence ATGACTTCGCGCAAGAACACCGCCCGTCGACGCTCCGCACGATCCGAAGCGGCCGCCGTCCGCATCCAGAAAGCGAACCGGCCCGGCCGGCGCCCCCCTCGGCGAAAGCTTCCGGCCGATCCGACCCTCTCGCTCGAACCGACCGTCGCAACGGCACCCCGCCGCCCAGCCTCGACGCCGGTAGATCCGCCCTCCGGGGTCCCGGTCTCCTCGGGCGACGGGCACACCCTCCGCCTGTGCCTAGTCGCGCGAGGACCGGATTCCCTCTTCGCTTACTGGAACGGATCCGAAGCGCGCCTGGCTCAAGTCGCCCGCGAGGCCGGCGACGGCTGCATCGTCCTCCGGCTCCGCCGGGCCGACGGGACGGTCCGCGAGGAGCATGTTCTTTCCCCCGGCTGCCGGAACTGGTACTTCCGGCTCCCCGAGGGCGGGCGGAGCTTTTCGGCCGAGCTCGGAGTCTATAGGGTCCGCGGAACCGAGAAGACCTTCTTTCCGCTTTGCGCCTCCCCGTCCGTTCCGCTTCCCCGCTTCGCCCCCTCGGAGCGGACCGACCGGACGCTGGTCACCTTCCCCCCGGGAGTCCCGTTCCGCCGGATCGCCGCGGAGCTTCACCCGCTTTCCCGACCCGGCGAGAGGCTCGCCGAAACCCTCGCCCGCCTCCAACAGCCGCGCGGGGGGAGACCCTCCCCGTCTTCCCCCGGGCTCCCCGACAGGTGGACGGCAGCCTGGGCCGGATCGCAGACCGCCGGAAGCTTTGGAGGCAGCCCTCCCGCCTTCGGCCTTTTTTCCTGGCCGGGCTCCCTGCCTTGGCCGGGCTCGGTGAGCGCTTGGCCCGGTTCTCTGGCTCGGCCGGGAGCCGCAGTCGGGTGGCCGGGGAGCTTCGCTTGGCCGGGCTCGTTCGCCTGGCCCGCGTCATGGATGTCCAGCCCTTTCGGAGCCGCCTGGGGCGTTCCGCCGGGGCTCGGCGGCGAGCGCGGTTTCTTCCTCCACGTTAATGCGGAGCTCATCCTCTACGGCGGGACCGATCCCCAAGCGCAGGTCACCGTACTCGGGGAACCGATCCCGCTCCAGCCCGACGGAACCTTCCGCTACCACTTCCTCCTTCCCGACGGGAGCTATCGAATCCCCATCGAAGCGCTTTCTCCCGACAAAGTGGAGACTCGCGGGGCCACCCTCGCCTTTTTCCGGAGGAGCACCTATCGCGGGAAGGTCGACGCCACCCCGCAGCCGCCGCTTCCCCCCGAGCCGTTAGGACGCATCCCCGGCTAA
- a CDS encoding glycoside hydrolase family 57 protein — protein sequence MEARGYLSILLHGHLPFVRHPEHEEFFEEDWLFEAILECYLPLLEVLEGLLRDGIDFRLTLSLSPTLCAMLGDPLLRRRFRRHLERLLELACRESDRTISSPPFHKLAGFYRKRFEEAREAYVDRYRADLPGAFRRIADTGKLELISCAATHGYLPLLAETPEAVRAQILVARDSHREIFGAEPRGFWLPECAYYPGLDAYLQEAEIRWFAVDTHGLLFADPRPFLGSYAPVYTPHGPAAFARDVDSSREVWSASEGYPGDFDYREFYRDIGFELAHDYLRPYILPTGERKFLGIKYYRITGPTPAKEPYSPEAARAKAAVHAEDFLSKRRRQVASLREQGFPFPPIVLAPYDAELFGHWWYEGPWFLDALFRRMASDPAPLSPTTPGEFLERYPTQQLAQPASSSWGWRGHSEVWLDGVNDWIYPPLHAGARRLVAQATRYAARPDPPERLLRQAARELLLAQASDWAFLMKTGTASSYARKRTETHLYRLDRLCDQLERGSPDFAFLDECERRDNLFPNLEWRYFAAAPRPPLP from the coding sequence ATGGAAGCCCGAGGCTACCTCTCGATTCTTCTTCACGGCCACCTCCCTTTCGTCCGCCATCCCGAGCATGAGGAGTTCTTCGAGGAGGACTGGCTCTTCGAGGCGATCCTCGAATGCTATCTCCCCCTTTTGGAGGTCCTCGAGGGGCTCTTGCGCGACGGGATCGACTTCCGGCTCACCCTCTCCCTCTCCCCGACCCTCTGCGCGATGCTCGGAGATCCTCTCCTCCGAAGGCGGTTCCGGCGCCACCTGGAGCGGCTTCTCGAGCTCGCCTGCCGGGAATCGGACCGGACGATCTCTTCCCCGCCCTTCCACAAGCTCGCCGGGTTCTACCGGAAGAGATTCGAGGAAGCTCGCGAGGCCTACGTCGACCGCTATCGGGCCGATCTTCCGGGAGCCTTCCGGCGGATTGCCGATACGGGAAAGCTCGAGCTGATCAGCTGCGCAGCAACCCACGGCTACCTGCCGCTCTTGGCCGAAACCCCCGAAGCGGTTCGGGCCCAGATCCTCGTAGCCCGGGATTCCCACCGGGAGATCTTCGGCGCGGAGCCCCGGGGCTTTTGGCTCCCGGAATGCGCCTACTATCCGGGGCTCGACGCCTATCTCCAAGAGGCCGAGATCCGGTGGTTCGCGGTCGATACCCACGGCCTCCTCTTTGCCGATCCCCGTCCCTTCCTGGGTTCCTACGCCCCGGTCTACACCCCCCATGGGCCGGCCGCCTTCGCCCGGGACGTCGATTCGAGCCGCGAGGTCTGGAGCGCTTCCGAAGGCTACCCCGGGGACTTCGACTATCGGGAGTTCTACCGGGATATCGGCTTCGAGCTCGCCCATGACTACCTGCGCCCCTACATCCTCCCGACGGGCGAGAGAAAGTTCCTCGGGATCAAGTACTACCGGATCACCGGCCCGACCCCGGCCAAAGAGCCGTACTCTCCGGAGGCGGCGCGCGCGAAGGCGGCCGTCCACGCCGAGGATTTTCTTTCCAAGCGCCGGCGCCAGGTCGCCTCTCTCCGGGAACAGGGATTTCCTTTCCCCCCGATCGTGCTGGCCCCCTATGACGCCGAGCTCTTCGGCCACTGGTGGTACGAAGGGCCCTGGTTCCTCGACGCCCTTTTCCGAAGAATGGCTTCCGATCCCGCTCCCCTCTCCCCGACCACCCCGGGCGAATTCCTCGAGCGCTACCCGACCCAGCAGCTCGCCCAGCCCGCCTCCTCTTCCTGGGGGTGGCGCGGCCATTCGGAGGTCTGGCTCGACGGCGTCAACGACTGGATCTATCCGCCCCTCCACGCAGGCGCCCGCCGTCTGGTCGCCCAGGCCACCCGATACGCCGCCCGTCCGGACCCGCCCGAAAGGCTGCTGCGGCAGGCGGCCCGCGAGCTTCTCCTCGCCCAAGCGAGCGACTGGGCCTTCCTCATGAAGACCGGCACCGCTTCCTCCTACGCCCGGAAGCGGACCGAAACCCATCTCTACCGGCTCGATCGGCTCTGTGACCAGCTGGAAAGAGGCTCCCCCGACTTCGCGTTCCTGGACGAATGCGAACGGCGGGACAACCTCTTCCCGAACCTCGAATGGCGCTACTTTGCGGCCGCCCCTCGCCCGCCCTTGCCATGA
- the tyrS gene encoding tyrosine--tRNA ligase: MAVEEALALLLSGTEQVHSPQELRARLAASRPLRVKFGVDPTSPDLHLGHAVPLFKLRQFQDLGHLAVLVIGDFTAQIGDPTGRKAVRPELSAEEVRRHAATYREQAFRILDPDRVEIVWNADWFEKMTSRDLLLLERRVTATRILQRRDFQQRWEKGEPIGLHELLYPLLQGWDSVMVHADVEIGGSDQLFNMLIGRDLQEQMNQPPQVVLTLPLLEGLDGENKMSKSLGNAIGVAEPPEEIFGKTMRISDALMARWYPILLGRPLSPDVHPMEAKKALAEWLVARFHGTEAAQSARKGFERVFSQREVPEEVPEFALPGHQMPIVEILLLIGAAPSRSEAKRLLAQGAVLIDGQRVTDPRANVNLSGHPLLRCGRRFFARLHPAPG; encoded by the coding sequence ATGGCGGTCGAGGAGGCGTTGGCGCTGCTGCTGAGCGGCACCGAGCAGGTACATTCTCCGCAGGAGCTGCGGGCGCGGCTGGCGGCCTCCCGCCCGCTGCGGGTCAAGTTCGGGGTCGACCCGACCTCCCCCGATCTGCATCTGGGCCATGCGGTGCCGCTCTTCAAGCTCCGCCAGTTTCAGGATCTGGGGCATCTGGCGGTGCTGGTGATCGGCGATTTTACCGCCCAGATCGGCGATCCGACCGGACGCAAAGCGGTCCGGCCGGAGCTTTCCGCGGAGGAGGTGCGCCGCCATGCGGCGACCTACCGGGAGCAGGCGTTCCGAATCCTCGATCCCGACCGGGTCGAAATCGTCTGGAATGCCGACTGGTTCGAGAAGATGACGAGCCGGGATCTCCTGCTCCTCGAGCGCCGTGTGACCGCCACCCGTATCCTCCAGCGCCGCGACTTCCAGCAGAGATGGGAAAAGGGCGAGCCGATCGGGCTCCACGAGCTGCTCTATCCCCTTCTCCAAGGATGGGATTCGGTCATGGTCCACGCCGACGTAGAGATCGGCGGCAGCGATCAGCTCTTCAACATGCTGATCGGCCGGGATCTCCAGGAGCAGATGAATCAGCCGCCTCAGGTGGTCCTGACCCTTCCCCTCCTTGAAGGCCTCGACGGCGAGAACAAGATGAGCAAGTCGCTGGGGAATGCGATCGGCGTGGCCGAGCCGCCGGAGGAGATCTTCGGCAAGACGATGCGCATCTCCGATGCCCTCATGGCCCGCTGGTATCCGATCCTTTTGGGTCGGCCGCTCTCCCCGGATGTCCATCCGATGGAAGCAAAGAAGGCGCTCGCCGAGTGGCTGGTCGCCCGGTTCCACGGCACGGAGGCGGCCCAAAGTGCGCGCAAGGGCTTTGAGCGGGTCTTCTCCCAGCGGGAGGTCCCGGAGGAAGTCCCCGAGTTCGCGTTGCCCGGCCACCAGATGCCGATCGTGGAAATCTTGCTTTTGATCGGAGCGGCGCCCTCCAGGTCCGAAGCCAAGCGCCTCCTCGCGCAAGGGGCGGTGCTTATCGATGGGCAGCGAGTCACCGACCCCCGCGCGAACGTGAACCTCTCCGGGCATCCCCTCCTTCGCTGCGGCCGCCGTTTCTTCGCGCGGCTCCACCCCGCGCCGGGGTAG
- the bamD gene encoding outer membrane protein assembly factor BamD: MLIRRLLLALLVTGLVPARLYAPLVWRPGEGWTDESTGAGLSASSSRDQLALGKKFLEAKDYDNAMRAFMVLVRRWPYSFFAPEAQFRIAECLEKRGDFLKADKAYDKMIQKYPASSFFEQALERKLAIGNLYLAGEPQRVLGVPFGPSMKIAVEIFESIIRAAPYGRLAPIAEFQLGLARTKEKKYSEAIAAFSRILDKYPNSELADDAQYQLGYTWYLSALSTAYDQSAGEKAVEAFEDYIIRYPLGDKVAAAREHLELLKKRATLGSFNIAAFYEKMHNYKAAFIYYSDVIRQNPQSEQGKVAEQKVKQLRPMVEKDLGLPGTATASTAAPALNPPSPAPAGAPADGSGASGP, encoded by the coding sequence GTGCTTATTCGGCGGCTCCTTTTGGCTCTGCTTGTGACCGGGCTCGTGCCCGCGCGACTCTATGCTCCGCTTGTCTGGAGGCCCGGCGAGGGTTGGACCGACGAAAGCACGGGAGCCGGCCTCTCGGCGTCGAGCTCGCGCGATCAGCTCGCGCTCGGCAAAAAATTTCTGGAGGCGAAAGACTACGACAACGCGATGCGAGCGTTTATGGTGCTCGTGCGCCGCTGGCCATACTCTTTCTTCGCCCCGGAAGCCCAGTTTCGGATCGCCGAATGCCTGGAGAAGCGAGGGGATTTCCTTAAAGCCGACAAGGCCTACGACAAGATGATCCAGAAGTATCCGGCGAGCTCCTTCTTCGAGCAGGCGCTCGAGCGGAAGCTGGCGATCGGCAACCTCTATCTGGCGGGCGAGCCCCAGCGAGTGCTGGGCGTGCCGTTCGGTCCCTCGATGAAGATCGCTGTCGAGATTTTCGAGTCGATCATCCGTGCGGCCCCATACGGCCGGCTGGCTCCGATCGCGGAGTTTCAGTTGGGCCTGGCGCGGACCAAGGAGAAGAAATACAGCGAGGCGATCGCGGCTTTCAGCCGGATTCTCGACAAGTATCCGAACTCGGAGCTGGCCGACGACGCCCAGTACCAGCTGGGCTACACTTGGTACTTGTCGGCCTTGTCTACGGCCTACGACCAGAGCGCAGGGGAAAAGGCGGTGGAAGCCTTCGAAGATTACATCATCCGCTACCCCTTGGGGGATAAGGTAGCCGCCGCGCGCGAGCATCTGGAGCTGCTCAAGAAGCGGGCCACGCTCGGCAGCTTCAACATCGCCGCCTTTTACGAAAAGATGCACAACTACAAGGCCGCCTTCATCTACTACAGCGACGTGATCCGCCAGAACCCGCAATCCGAGCAGGGGAAGGTCGCGGAGCAGAAGGTCAAGCAGCTTCGTCCGATGGTCGAAAAAGACCTCGGCTTGCCGGGGACCGCAACGGCCAGCACGGCTGCTCCGGCGCTGAATCCCCCGAGTCCGGCTCCGGCGGGTGCCCCCGCTGACGGCAGCGGAGCGAGCGGCCCGTGA
- the thiD gene encoding bifunctional hydroxymethylpyrimidine kinase/phosphomethylpyrimidine kinase has translation MPPFPPVALTIAGSDSSAGAGIQADLKAFCAFGVYGATAITAIVAEHPGKVVAVSAVDPSLVGSQIDAVFASLPVAAVKTGMLPLPGIVRAAADRLRQLASGLPLVIDPVLAASCGEPLAARETLAAIADSLFPIARLVTPNRTEAERLLGRRISSPGELADAARELEERHGVPFLVKGGHLRGDRAVDFLAEGGTVRSFEAPRVPGSDPHGTGCALSAAITARLAWGDPLPAAVAAAKGWLTALLPHTSRSGPYEFLPPPGPSGDTTNLR, from the coding sequence ATGCCTCCTTTCCCTCCTGTCGCCCTGACGATCGCCGGCTCCGACTCGAGCGCGGGCGCGGGCATCCAAGCCGACCTTAAGGCCTTCTGCGCATTCGGCGTCTACGGTGCCACGGCGATCACCGCCATCGTCGCCGAACACCCCGGCAAGGTCGTGGCGGTCTCCGCCGTCGATCCTTCCCTGGTCGGCAGCCAGATTGATGCCGTCTTCGCGTCCCTCCCCGTTGCGGCCGTCAAGACCGGAATGCTTCCCCTCCCCGGTATCGTCCGGGCGGCGGCCGACCGCCTGCGGCAGCTCGCGTCTGGCTTACCCCTGGTTATCGATCCGGTCCTCGCCGCTTCGTGCGGCGAGCCCCTCGCCGCGCGAGAGACCCTCGCTGCCATCGCGGACTCCCTTTTCCCCATCGCCCGCCTGGTAACTCCGAATCGAACCGAAGCCGAGCGGCTGCTGGGAAGGCGGATCAGTTCCCCGGGGGAGCTGGCGGACGCGGCCCGCGAGCTAGAGGAGCGCCACGGGGTTCCCTTCCTGGTCAAAGGCGGCCACTTGAGGGGCGATCGGGCGGTCGACTTTCTTGCCGAAGGGGGAACGGTGCGCTCCTTCGAGGCTCCGCGGGTCCCCGGATCGGATCCCCACGGTACCGGCTGCGCGCTCTCCGCCGCGATCACCGCCCGCTTGGCTTGGGGAGATCCACTCCCCGCCGCCGTGGCGGCGGCCAAAGGGTGGCTCACCGCGCTGCTTCCCCACACCTCCCGATCCGGACCCTACGAATTCCTGCCACCGCCCGGTCCGAGCGGGGACACTACCAACCTTCGGTAA
- a CDS encoding SulP family inorganic anion transporter, with protein MEPLKGNRLADDARRLLLKRVRPVSARLARRLRDQWNELHLDLGPLRSTFRSYSPAKLRADLSAAVNVALLSFPQGMAYALIAGLPVQFGIYACAVASIVGPLFQSSRYVVLGPTNATAVLVFSFYLGMQGKIDKLHSLSLLLLLMGIALLAGALFRAAALTQYVSRTVVIGYVTGAAFLIIANQAHHMLGISIPEVSTFFDIVQQTVRHAPQAQWPSVALSLLAFLAWLWVKRLFPKLPAVAVALLVVSVLALPFRLLHLPVRYLDPIPFGYWPVTLPSFRWQWFSQLASTSLALASFAAIEGASIGKSLASRSGEPIDLNREMFAQGAANVACAFLGGMPVSGSLTRSALNWISRPATVLSNFWSGLLLAAGLLLAGPLFAYIPMPALATLVVLTGFSLINWREIRIALQSTTADGIAFGVTFLSALLTPLDFAIGLGIGVSVLLFLKQVGQPTLVEYTYDAEEGLREKGRSEERILPEICIIHVEGELFFGVADLFREQIRRICLDPSLRVVILRMRNAHHLDATCALAIDELAKMMHESGRHLLISGATRPIIRVLRSSGVIDTIGRENVFPLFGVHPNLSTRNALLRAQQLLGKKESEVRIFYEKVQPKPKPVRSEGSEST; from the coding sequence ATGGAGCCGCTCAAGGGGAATCGACTGGCGGACGATGCGCGACGGCTCCTCCTGAAACGCGTCCGGCCGGTCTCGGCTCGGCTGGCCCGCAGGCTGCGCGACCAGTGGAATGAGCTCCACCTGGATCTCGGCCCCCTCCGAAGCACCTTTCGCTCCTACTCCCCGGCCAAGCTGCGCGCCGACCTGAGCGCGGCGGTCAACGTCGCCCTCCTTTCCTTTCCCCAGGGGATGGCCTATGCCCTGATCGCGGGACTACCGGTCCAGTTCGGCATCTACGCCTGCGCGGTCGCCTCGATCGTCGGCCCCCTCTTCCAGAGCTCCCGCTATGTCGTCCTCGGGCCGACCAACGCCACGGCCGTTCTGGTCTTTAGCTTCTACCTGGGCATGCAGGGCAAGATCGACAAGCTCCATTCCCTGAGCCTGCTGCTGCTCCTGATGGGGATCGCCCTTCTGGCCGGAGCCCTCTTCCGGGCCGCGGCCCTTACCCAATACGTTTCCCGGACCGTCGTGATCGGCTACGTCACCGGGGCGGCCTTCCTGATCATCGCCAATCAGGCGCACCATATGCTCGGGATCTCGATCCCGGAAGTTTCCACCTTCTTCGACATCGTTCAGCAGACGGTCCGTCACGCCCCCCAAGCCCAATGGCCGTCCGTCGCCCTGAGCCTCCTCGCCTTTCTCGCCTGGTTGTGGGTCAAGAGGCTCTTCCCCAAGCTGCCCGCGGTGGCGGTCGCCCTCCTAGTCGTATCGGTCTTGGCCCTTCCCTTCCGCTTGCTCCACCTTCCGGTCCGCTATCTCGATCCGATCCCCTTCGGGTACTGGCCGGTTACCCTCCCCTCTTTCCGCTGGCAGTGGTTTTCCCAGCTCGCCAGCACCTCCCTGGCGCTCGCCTCCTTCGCCGCGATCGAGGGGGCGAGCATCGGCAAGTCGCTGGCCAGCCGCTCCGGGGAGCCGATCGACCTCAACCGCGAGATGTTTGCCCAGGGAGCGGCCAATGTGGCCTGCGCCTTCTTGGGCGGGATGCCGGTTTCCGGCTCGCTCACCCGTTCCGCACTCAACTGGATCAGCAGGCCCGCCACCGTCCTGAGCAACTTCTGGAGCGGACTACTGCTGGCCGCTGGCCTCCTCTTGGCGGGCCCCCTCTTCGCCTACATCCCCATGCCCGCTCTGGCGACTCTGGTCGTCCTGACCGGATTTTCCCTCATCAACTGGCGCGAGATCCGGATCGCCCTCCAATCGACGACAGCCGACGGGATCGCGTTCGGGGTGACCTTCTTAAGCGCCCTTCTCACCCCCCTCGACTTCGCGATCGGCCTCGGGATCGGCGTCTCGGTGCTCCTCTTTCTCAAGCAAGTCGGGCAGCCCACCCTCGTCGAGTACACCTACGACGCGGAAGAGGGATTACGGGAAAAAGGCCGCAGCGAGGAGAGGATCCTTCCCGAGATCTGCATCATCCACGTTGAGGGAGAGCTCTTCTTCGGCGTCGCCGATCTCTTTCGGGAGCAGATCCGCCGGATCTGTCTCGATCCCTCTCTCCGGGTAGTCATCCTCCGGATGCGCAACGCCCACCATCTCGACGCGACCTGCGCGCTGGCTATCGACGAGCTGGCCAAGATGATGCACGAGAGCGGCCGCCACCTCCTCATCAGCGGGGCGACACGGCCGATCATCCGCGTGCTCCGCAGCAGCGGGGTGATCGACACCATCGGTCGGGAAAACGTCTTCCCCCTCTTCGGCGTCCATCCCAACCTCTCCACCCGGAACGCCCTCCTCCGCGCCCAGCAGCTCCTCGGCAAAAAAGAGAGCGAAGTCCGGATCTTCTACGAAAAGGTCCAACCCAAGCCCAAGCCCGTCCGCTCCGAAGGAAGCGAATCGACGTAG
- the lptE gene encoding LPS assembly lipoprotein LptE — protein MGPCWLLLLLLAVLLTGCSGGYRLGTVGGKQMHGLRTIWVPTVRNKTVIPQLQSMVTNEIIQAFDNDGSLRTVGPEEADAELDVTLTDFVRMPIRPEVLDPLTTAEYRFVLIGTVTLLNRKLGRKVINGAGVSGSSFFFTQINSPEAQRQVMPWVAQDFAKRVVTLVTEGW, from the coding sequence ATGGGGCCTTGTTGGCTCTTGCTCCTGCTCCTTGCGGTCTTGCTCACCGGTTGCTCGGGAGGCTATCGCCTTGGAACAGTTGGGGGCAAGCAGATGCACGGGCTGCGCACCATTTGGGTCCCGACCGTGCGGAACAAGACCGTCATCCCTCAGCTTCAGTCGATGGTCACCAACGAGATCATCCAGGCCTTCGACAACGACGGGAGCTTGCGGACGGTCGGACCGGAGGAGGCGGACGCGGAGCTCGATGTCACGCTCACCGACTTTGTCCGGATGCCCATCCGTCCGGAGGTCCTTGATCCGCTGACGACCGCCGAATACCGCTTCGTCCTTATCGGAACGGTCACGCTCTTGAATCGGAAGCTCGGGAGGAAGGTGATCAACGGCGCGGGCGTGTCCGGATCGAGCTTCTTCTTTACCCAGATCAACTCGCCGGAGGCGCAGCGGCAGGTGATGCCTTGGGTGGCGCAGGATTTCGCCAAGCGGGTCGTGACCCTGGTTACCGAAGGTTGGTAG
- a CDS encoding ApaG domain — protein MKTSFSPQAVPGLEVKIEQLRFRVSGKGEPERPLVCQYYLSIRNGSDRTVQLQGRKWVLTDEETGEKVVIEGEGIVGSFPELRPGGKFRYSSYHLYRQPTWAEGAYFGRDESGRPIVVSIPRFRMAAVPEGEGDRPLF, from the coding sequence ATGAAGACCTCTTTCTCCCCACAGGCTGTACCCGGGCTCGAGGTGAAAATCGAGCAGCTTCGATTCCGGGTCTCCGGCAAAGGAGAGCCGGAACGGCCGCTGGTCTGCCAATATTATCTCAGCATCCGCAACGGAAGCGATCGGACCGTGCAGCTGCAGGGAAGAAAATGGGTCCTCACCGACGAGGAAACCGGCGAAAAGGTAGTGATCGAAGGCGAAGGGATTGTGGGATCGTTTCCGGAGCTGCGGCCCGGCGGAAAGTTCCGCTATTCAAGCTATCATCTCTACCGGCAACCTACCTGGGCTGAAGGAGCCTATTTCGGACGGGATGAGAGCGGGAGGCCGATCGTGGTCAGCATCCCGCGGTTTCGCATGGCGGCCGTCCCCGAGGGAGAGGGCGATCGACCGCTGTTTTGA
- a CDS encoding Lrp/AsnC family transcriptional regulator, giving the protein MSSLDLDEPLPVSTEDPVNARILAVSEDKLAGFHEEPFAVIARLSGLPLATVTARIRAMLSAGTIRRVRQTLLANDLAPGALIAWEIPEEKLGAAFDFLVAEDPFSGHVVIRSTDSASAGSSFRLWSTLKVPQGFSLEAHCRYLSGQIGAVRHRILRAKGIFTLGVGHVRRRTLEIGALSPARARMHPVTVRRLSDVQWKVLEVLKEELRPDEIRLGFWQSRTRSAGLDFPEFVRVARELERLGILGRFSTFLEHVKPLSTGERVTRFNGLFHWAVPPGRVEEAGQEIGRFEILTHCYWREAGPEFGNVNLMAVAHGREKDRLLLHKAAIDDHLRQIGIPVLYSNIFWGGRSEIKPSEILPEAYRKWSRSRGIDWRTMRDGSS; this is encoded by the coding sequence ATGAGCTCCCTCGACCTCGACGAACCTCTTCCCGTGAGCACCGAGGATCCGGTCAACGCGCGGATCCTGGCTGTCTCCGAGGACAAGCTGGCCGGATTCCACGAGGAGCCTTTTGCCGTGATCGCCCGCCTCTCCGGCCTTCCCCTCGCGACCGTCACTGCCCGGATCCGGGCGATGCTCTCCGCAGGCACAATCCGCCGAGTCCGGCAGACCCTGCTCGCCAACGATCTGGCCCCCGGCGCCCTGATCGCCTGGGAGATTCCCGAGGAGAAGCTCGGCGCGGCCTTCGACTTTCTCGTGGCGGAGGATCCCTTCAGCGGCCATGTGGTCATCCGTTCCACCGATTCCGCCTCCGCCGGCTCTTCCTTCCGCCTCTGGAGCACCCTCAAGGTTCCGCAGGGATTCTCCCTCGAAGCCCACTGCCGCTACCTCTCCGGCCAGATCGGGGCGGTTCGCCACCGGATCCTGCGCGCCAAGGGGATCTTCACCCTGGGCGTCGGTCATGTCCGCCGACGGACTCTCGAAATCGGCGCCCTCTCTCCCGCCCGGGCCCGGATGCACCCGGTCACAGTGCGAAGGCTCTCCGACGTGCAGTGGAAAGTCCTGGAAGTGCTCAAGGAAGAGCTTCGGCCCGACGAGATCCGCTTGGGCTTCTGGCAGTCCCGCACCCGATCGGCCGGCCTCGACTTCCCGGAGTTCGTCCGCGTGGCGCGAGAGCTTGAGCGGCTTGGCATTCTCGGCCGCTTCTCGACCTTCCTCGAGCATGTGAAACCGCTTTCGACGGGCGAGCGGGTCACGCGCTTCAACGGTCTGTTCCATTGGGCGGTGCCGCCGGGAAGAGTGGAGGAGGCGGGCCAGGAGATCGGCCGCTTCGAGATCCTGACGCACTGCTACTGGCGGGAGGCTGGTCCCGAGTTCGGCAACGTCAACCTGATGGCGGTCGCGCACGGCCGGGAAAAGGATCGGCTCTTGCTCCACAAGGCCGCCATCGACGACCATCTTCGGCAGATCGGGATCCCGGTCCTCTATTCGAACATTTTCTGGGGAGGACGCAGCGAAATCAAACCATCGGAAATCTTGCCGGAGGCTTATCGGAAATGGAGCCGCTCAAGGGGAATCGACTGGCGGACGATGCGCGACGGCTCCTCCTGA
- a CDS encoding RNA-binding protein, whose protein sequence is MFESVVEPSTPRLYIGNLSYEVAESDLFELFSKVAPVKNVDIVRDRRTNRSKGYGFVEMADLEAAKLAFAQLNHAELVGRQIIVSGAKSERRDGRRETSEPPR, encoded by the coding sequence ATGTTCGAATCGGTCGTCGAACCCTCCACCCCTCGGCTCTACATCGGCAACCTCTCCTACGAGGTGGCGGAGAGCGATCTCTTCGAGTTGTTCTCCAAGGTCGCGCCGGTCAAAAACGTCGACATCGTTCGCGACCGGAGGACCAATCGCTCGAAGGGCTACGGCTTCGTTGAGATGGCCGACCTGGAGGCGGCCAAGCTGGCCTTCGCGCAGCTCAATCACGCCGAGCTTGTCGGCCGGCAGATCATCGTCAGCGGCGCCAAGTCGGAACGGCGGGACGGGCGAAGGGAGACCTCCGAGCCCCCTCGGTAG